TCACATCCTGTTCGCTCATAGTCTCTTCCTTTTTGGAGCCAAACTTATCCACCACATCTGGGATCATATCCAGAATCTTGGTCATGGTATCCTGATTCTTGATATTCACCAGGCGGGTCTTGTCATTCTGGATCACCAGGACCGCGCAGGGCGTCATCTTACCACCGATACCGCCGGCTCCCTTCTCCTTCTGATCTGCGTTGAAGGCGCCCGCCCCCACGGCGAAAGACACATCCACCAGGGGAAGGATGATGGTATCCCCGATATGGATGGCGTCACCCACCACCGTCTTGGATGAGAACACTCCGTCCATCCCGTGGAACAAAGCCTCTACCGTACCCTTGAAATTATTGTCTGCCATACTTCTTATTCCTCCTGTATCGCTGCCTGATACTCTTACAGCTCAAACTCCTTAATATTTCTGTAGGTCTCCCGCACATCCCGGTTCCAGAACAGGTTCCAGGCAAAGACGGCCACATGCCACAGACGGGCCTTCCCTTTAACCCGGGCCTTTCCCTCCAGAACGCTGCGCTCAAAATCCGGCCGGATCTCAGTATAGCTTCCAATAAAAGGATAGATCATACTCAGTCCTGCCAGCACCTGTCCCGTGGTGCAGGGATCCTCGAACCCATAGACCACCTGCAGGGCGCCGTCCTTTGGCTTCAGTCCTCCAAGAAGGCGGACCGTCTCCTTTTTCAGCCTTTTCCACGCCGCCTTGTGAGTCTCGCTTTCCAGGAATTGAAGGACCTTGTCCTTCTTCTCCCCTAACAGCCTTATCTTATCACAAAAGCCCGAGAATGTACATTTGATCTTGTGAAACCAGGCCTTTATTTTCTCCCAAAGGGACTTTTCTTTCCTGCGGGAAGTCTTGTGTATCTGCGTTTTTGTTTCCTCAGCATGCGCAGGTTCCGGTTCAGGACTTTCTTCAGCTTCCGAAACATTTTCCCCTTCTTCATTCTCTTCAGCAGTTTCAATTTCTTCAACTGTTTCCACTGCTTCGTCTTTCTCAGCTGTTTTAACTGTTTCAGGTTTTTCAGCTTCTTCAGTTGTCTCAGTTTCTTTCCTTTTTTCAGGATGTTCATGGCTTGCCCTCTCTTCCTCCTCCGGTCTCCCTTTGGTTTTCTTTCCATATTTCTTCCATGCGATCCGCAGTCTCCAGCCGGCCTTCCCGTTCCTGTAATACCCTTCCGCCCGGATGAAATGGAACAGCCAGGTGGCCTTTCCCTTTGCCCTAAAGGTATCCCGGGAACCCTCACATCTGGCGGACGCCTCATAGCGGATGGGAACAAAAAGAAGGATTCCCACAAGCAATACCAGTATTCCCAGTATGACTGCCAGTATGATACCTATTATCTTTAAGATCAACAAAAGTATGTGCAGCATCTCATTCTTCCTGTTCCCTGTTTAAGATATAGGAACGGACATCCGTACCTTTTGTCTCATTATACACTTCTTCGACGATTTTTTCTACTAATTCCAGCGCATCCTCATGGTCTTTTGCGATCCCCACTACGAAAAGGTCTCTGTCCGGGAAAGAAGGCTGCAGAAAAAGCAGGCTGGAACAGATCTCCAGCTGTCTTCCCATCTCGTCCGGGAGGGTTACCAGATGGATGGGCGACTGGAAACGCCCTGCCTCCAGGCGCCGGATGATCTTCTCCCTTTTCTTCTCCACTTTTTCTGTCAGGTATAAATGCCGGTAATACCTCATGGTTTCTTCTCCGTTATCCGTAATATGCGTCAAATACTTCTTTGGCTACATTAACCGCCTTGGCTCTTCCGTCCGCGGATTCGATGATCACGCTGATCACCAGATCCGGGTCTTCTACATTAGACATTCCCACAAACCAGGAATGATCCTTCTCTTTGTCTGAACTGTATTCTGCCGTCCCTGTCTTGCCCGCCGCAGTGTAGCTCTGTCCGTTCAGAACGGAAGCTGTTCCCTCTTCCACCACGCTTGTCATATAATCCTTCAACTGGGCCGCTTCCTGGGACGTCATAAGCTTACCGTACTCCTCCGGCCGGTACTCCTCGATCACCGTACCTGTATAGTTGGTGACTGCCTCAATGAGATAAGGCTCCATCAGTGTACCGCCGTTGGCGATCGCTGAAGTGATCAGCGCCATATGGTAAGGGCTCACCTGGGTCTCCCCCTGTCCCATAGCCGTCATCATCCTGGCCGCCTTGCCGTCTTCCTCGCTCAGGGTAAAACTGCTCTTTGTATAGGGAAGGTCCCCGGGAAGCTTCCGGTTGAACAAAAGTTCCTCCGCCGTCTCCTGAAAACTGCCTACATCAAGAGAGGCGCCGATATTGGAAAATGAGGTGTTGCAGGAGTGGGCCAGACTTTCCCGCAGATCCACCTGCCCATGGACAGATCCGCCGTAACAGTGAATGGTCACATCCCCGGCCTGGATCTTGCCTGTGCAATCATAGGAATAGGAATCATAATCCGCATTTTCCCGCATGTACTCAAGCGCCGTCACCAGCTTGAAGCTGGAGCCGGGAACATAGTGCCCCTGTGTGGCCCGGTTAAGAAGCGCGCTGTTCTCATCGGAATTCAGGCTGTCCCAGTTCGCCGCCACGTCTCCTGGTGAAAAGTCCGGCTTGGATACCATGGCCAGAACCTTTCCGGTGGATGGTTCCATCACCACCACGGCTCCCTTCTGGTTTCCCAGCGCGTCGTAAGCTGCCTCCTGCAGATTTGCATCCAGAGTGGTCACCACATTGTCCCCTACATTCTTCTCCCCCTGGAACTCCTTCTGGATCTTCTCCAGGAAGAAGGCATTGGAAGTGAGAAGTTCATAGTTTGCCAGAGATTCAATGCCGGATTTGCCCTGATCCGCATAGCCTACCACATGGGCGAACATATTTCCGTAAGGGTACTCTCTCGTCTCCGAGCCATCCTCCGCCACGCTGGTCTGGGCCAGCACATTGCCGGAGTGGTCCAGGATCTTGCCCCGGATCACCCGGTCCGCGAAAGAATCCTGGCGCTTATTATAAGGACTCCTGATTACTTCCTGGCT
This window of the Massilistercora timonensis genome carries:
- a CDS encoding DUF2953 domain-containing protein translates to MLHILLLILKIIGIILAVILGILVLLVGILLFVPIRYEASARCEGSRDTFRAKGKATWLFHFIRAEGYYRNGKAGWRLRIAWKKYGKKTKGRPEEEERASHEHPEKRKETETTEEAEKPETVKTAEKDEAVETVEEIETAEENEEGENVSEAEESPEPEPAHAEETKTQIHKTSRRKEKSLWEKIKAWFHKIKCTFSGFCDKIRLLGEKKDKVLQFLESETHKAAWKRLKKETVRLLGGLKPKDGALQVVYGFEDPCTTGQVLAGLSMIYPFIGSYTEIRPDFERSVLEGKARVKGKARLWHVAVFAWNLFWNRDVRETYRNIKEFEL
- a CDS encoding penicillin-binding transpeptidase domain-containing protein, with product MSRKDRKEVKRQEKRLARKKRARNKEFARVTYLFVALFIAMMGYMAYFNVAESQEVIRSPYNKRQDSFADRVIRGKILDHSGNVLAQTSVAEDGSETREYPYGNMFAHVVGYADQGKSGIESLANYELLTSNAFFLEKIQKEFQGEKNVGDNVVTTLDANLQEAAYDALGNQKGAVVVMEPSTGKVLAMVSKPDFSPGDVAANWDSLNSDENSALLNRATQGHYVPGSSFKLVTALEYMRENADYDSYSYDCTGKIQAGDVTIHCYGGSVHGQVDLRESLAHSCNTSFSNIGASLDVGSFQETAEELLFNRKLPGDLPYTKSSFTLSEEDGKAARMMTAMGQGETQVSPYHMALITSAIANGGTLMEPYLIEAVTNYTGTVIEEYRPEEYGKLMTSQEAAQLKDYMTSVVEEGTASVLNGQSYTAAGKTGTAEYSSDKEKDHSWFVGMSNVEDPDLVISVIIESADGRAKAVNVAKEVFDAYYG
- a CDS encoding GerW family sporulation protein is translated as MADNNFKGTVEALFHGMDGVFSSKTVVGDAIHIGDTIILPLVDVSFAVGAGAFNADQKEKGAGGIGGKMTPCAVLVIQNDKTRLVNIKNQDTMTKILDMIPDVVDKFGSKKEETMSEQDVMDILEEE